The following are from one region of the Arcobacter defluvii genome:
- a CDS encoding glycoside hydrolase family 19 protein, with protein sequence MSKKLDDKILLHAKPIVSKEEFINNFKNITLEIKLLRNNKEPIKDISFKAENIKVEKVSNNIELLKKYNLIYENKYIIKYEFTAREIATKLELTDEEIKDVSFVSGWIDANCDGKFSKNYEKWVEIAICRGITKEMLVAMECIEASNNQELIDALNKYCCQHEINTPLRVAHFLAQAATESGGFTKFVEDGTYKESIAIQSSYYSAYRNSIEGKNIQLIPRKDRNGNIQRDNDGNIIYNCKQPEYFNCKYGGKQGNTKVEPLNPKKQYYYQINDGFNYRGRGLIQITFRDTYKNFTTRYNAKNPDDIKDFEANPNLLEQIKYAVASACDYWANKSGGGKSSLNAHADEGTRDEVVLKISAVVNGYYPKELSEYNNLTSSEKAKYKKANDNLYIKTPNGYDERLENFHKLKQHMEL encoded by the coding sequence ATGAGTAAAAAATTAGATGATAAAATATTATTACATGCTAAACCAATAGTCTCAAAAGAAGAATTTATAAATAATTTCAAAAATATTACTTTAGAAATAAAACTTTTAAGAAATAATAAAGAACCTATAAAAGATATTTCTTTTAAAGCTGAAAATATAAAAGTAGAAAAAGTTTCAAATAATATAGAATTATTAAAAAAATATAATTTAATATATGAAAATAAATATATTATAAAATATGAATTTACAGCAAGAGAAATAGCAACAAAATTAGAATTAACAGATGAAGAAATAAAAGATGTATCTTTTGTTTCTGGTTGGATAGATGCTAATTGTGATGGAAAATTTAGTAAAAACTATGAAAAATGGGTTGAAATTGCTATTTGTAGAGGAATCACTAAAGAAATGTTAGTTGCAATGGAATGTATAGAAGCAAGTAATAATCAAGAGTTAATAGATGCTTTAAATAAATATTGTTGTCAACATGAGATTAATACTCCTCTTAGAGTTGCTCATTTTTTAGCACAAGCTGCAACTGAAAGTGGTGGGTTTACAAAATTTGTGGAAGATGGTACATATAAAGAATCAATAGCTATACAAAGTAGCTACTATAGTGCATATAGAAATAGTATTGAAGGAAAAAATATTCAATTAATTCCAAGAAAAGATAGAAATGGAAATATACAAAGAGATAACGATGGAAATATAATTTATAACTGTAAACAACCTGAATATTTTAACTGTAAATATGGTGGGAAACAAGGTAATACAAAAGTAGAACCTCTTAATCCAAAAAAACAATATTACTATCAAATCAACGATGGGTTTAATTATCGAGGTAGAGGGTTAATACAAATAACATTTAGAGATACTTATAAAAACTTCACTACAAGATACAATGCTAAAAATCCAGATGATATAAAAGACTTTGAAGCAAATCCTAATTTATTAGAGCAAATAAAATATGCTGTTGCTTCTGCGTGTGATTATTGGGCGAATAAATCAGGTGGTGGAAAATCATCACTCAATGCTCATGCTGATGAAGGTACAAGGGATGAAGTGGTGTTGAAAATAAGTGCGGTTGTGAATGGGTACTATCCGAAAGAGTTGTCAGAATACAATAATTTAACATCAAGTGAAAAAGCCAAATATAAAAAAGCAAACGACAACCTCTATATAAAAACACCAAACGGCTACGATGAAAGACTAGAAAACTTTCATAAACTTAAACAACATATGGAACTATGA
- a CDS encoding tetratricopeptide repeat protein: protein MKKQIVKTITFLGIFFSSNLFAITPPTPEEYKEIVDSFKLIDTSEKELSRTYKINGEIIKAELQKEENEPFQEVQHIITIGDKDLGEPKNWTGIDKYDQKLLFVACISLNKKIVLASLVRSSFNAKKTKQTAVRYAGYVTEIEENTCCGNYGDIGDDCLFDEEHSAGWETSIPTYNPNEFYPYFNEQRILERLYETGTCDKKATNEANIEVLLGNKWIPQEQSWDIKEKIATTILTLNQLLENAKSNQKLTFEQINEVLKNEELNIKTLQKYNDLAYYLQLSNKNKEAIFILEKIIEKFPNRTVAYLNLADAYNGLNNKDNAKQNYEKYIELMKLDNKKSKIPIRVFKHLNVFKSNETIREK, encoded by the coding sequence ATGAAAAAACAGATAGTAAAAACAATTACATTTTTAGGAATATTTTTTAGTTCAAATCTCTTTGCAATCACACCACCAACTCCAGAAGAATATAAAGAAATTGTAGATTCTTTTAAGCTTATTGATACAAGCGAAAAAGAGCTATCAAGAACCTATAAGATAAATGGAGAAATTATAAAAGCCGAACTTCAAAAAGAAGAAAATGAACCATTTCAGGAAGTTCAACACATTATAACTATTGGAGACAAAGATCTTGGAGAGCCTAAAAATTGGACAGGAATAGATAAATATGATCAAAAACTTTTATTTGTAGCTTGTATTTCACTCAATAAAAAGATAGTTTTAGCTTCTTTAGTAAGGTCATCTTTTAATGCAAAAAAAACAAAGCAAACAGCAGTTCGTTATGCAGGGTATGTAACAGAAATTGAGGAAAATACTTGTTGTGGAAATTATGGTGATATAGGAGATGACTGCCTCTTTGATGAAGAACATTCTGCAGGTTGGGAAACTTCAATCCCAACCTACAACCCAAACGAGTTCTACCCCTACTTCAATGAACAAAGAATCCTTGAAAGACTTTATGAAACTGGAACTTGTGATAAAAAAGCTACAAATGAAGCTAATATTGAAGTTTTACTAGGAAATAAATGGATACCTCAAGAACAAAGTTGGGATATAAAAGAAAAAATAGCTACTACTATTTTAACATTAAATCAACTTTTAGAAAATGCAAAATCAAATCAAAAATTAACATTTGAACAAATCAATGAAGTTTTAAAAAATGAGGAATTAAATATAAAAACTCTTCAAAAATATAATGATTTAGCATATTATTTACAACTATCAAATAAAAATAAAGAAGCTATTTTTATTTTAGAAAAAATTATAGAAAAATTTCCAAATAGAACTGTTGCTTATCTAAATCTTGCTGATGCTTATAATGGATTAAATAATAAAGATAATGCAAAACAAAACTATGAAAAATATATAGAACTTATGAAACTAGATAATAAAAAATCTAAAATCCCTATAAGAGTTTTTAAGCATTTAAATGTTTTTAAATCTAATGAAACTATAAGGGAAAAATAG
- a CDS encoding tetratricopeptide repeat protein, translated as MKKQIVKTITFLGIFFSSNLFAITPPTPEEYKEIVDSFKLIDTSKKELSRTYKINGETIKAELEKQDDTKTTQFIQHIITLGSRILGKPNDWVLTNKDDQKPLFVSCISSDKKIVLSSLVRSSTYYQKTKEKFVRYSGFVAKIDKNTCCGNYWIDSGLLNGENPTAKTSIPTYKPNEFYPYFNEQRILERLYETGTCDKKATNEANIEVLLGNKWIPQEQSWDIKEKIATTILTLNQLLENAKSNQKLTFEQINEVLKNEELNIKTLQKYNDLAYYLQLSNKNKEAIFILEKIIEKFPNRTVAYLNLADAYNGLNNKDNAKQNYKKYIELMKLDNKKSKIPIRVFEHLNVFKSNETIREK; from the coding sequence ATGAAAAAACAGATTGTAAAAACAATTACATTTTTAGGAATATTTTTTAGTTCAAATCTCTTTGCAATCACACCACCAACTCCAGAAGAATATAAAGAAATTGTAGATTCTTTTAAGCTTATTGATACAAGCAAAAAAGAACTATCAAGAACCTATAAGATAAATGGGGAAACTATAAAGGCGGAACTTGAAAAGCAAGATGATACAAAAACAACTCAATTCATACAACATATTATAACTCTTGGGAGTAGAATTCTTGGAAAACCAAATGATTGGGTTCTTACAAATAAAGACGACCAAAAGCCTTTATTTGTTTCTTGTATTTCATCCGATAAAAAAATAGTTTTATCGTCTTTGGTTAGATCATCAACTTATTATCAAAAAACTAAAGAAAAATTTGTTAGATATTCTGGTTTTGTAGCTAAGATAGATAAAAATACTTGTTGTGGAAATTATTGGATAGATAGTGGTCTTTTAAATGGCGAAAACCCTACCGCTAAAACCTCCATCCCAACCTACAAGCCAAACGAATTTTACCCCTACTTCAACGAACAAAGAATCCTTGAAAGACTTTATGAAACTGGAACTTGTGATAAAAAAGCTACAAATGAAGCTAATATTGAAGTTTTACTAGGAAATAAATGGATACCTCAAGAACAAAGTTGGGATATAAAAGAAAAAATAGCTACTACTATTTTAACATTAAATCAACTTTTAGAAAATGCAAAATCAAATCAAAAATTAACATTTGAACAAATCAATGAAGTTTTAAAAAATGAGGAATTAAATATAAAAACTCTTCAAAAATATAATGATTTAGCATATTATTTACAACTATCAAATAAAAATAAAGAAGCTATTTTTATTTTAGAAAAAATTATAGAAAAATTTCCAAATAGAACTGTTGCTTATCTAAATCTTGCTGATGCTTATAATGGATTAAATAATAAAGATAATGCAAAACAAAACTATAAAAAATATATAGAACTTATGAAACTAGATAATAAAAAATCTAAAATCCCTATAAGAGTTTTTGAGCATTTAAATGTTTTTAAATCTAATGAAACTATAAGGGAAAAATAG